In Drosophila yakuba strain Tai18E2 chromosome 2R, Prin_Dyak_Tai18E2_2.1, whole genome shotgun sequence, a single genomic region encodes these proteins:
- the LOC6530082 gene encoding uncharacterized protein LOC6530082 isoform X2, whose protein sequence is MMKRTRVDEVQFSTRPGPPTSGGVGVGVVGVAGGGPTSGGGGTATVGVNTTGVTIGTVVPSAHSATISGIGSIHHRILTPQHGGAQTIAYLPSTTPTATNLKTTSSIVDSTTAGGPVGAGAQVAVGGVGSAAGGGGVVVSTGSTGTQTLQYTTSYSVASIQAGGTLKANTADGANTVQIHVTGGGAANTPASAQTVSSSSQTGTIRQRTISGTQTVATAVGNLATMSQQPPVQQSPLGTAQTPPSSVVANSIPVGGTTPPQGQSGNATPRLKVEDALSYLDQVKYQYADQPQIYNNFLDIMKEFKSHCIDTPGVIERVSTLFKGHTELIYGFNMFLPPGYKIEIHSDALGCSVPVVSMPSPPGAPTSTGTVHMLTGNSSMSGAGHIAIKTTNAASLTPATGAGAAAAAAAVAQIQSAGAVNLMTHGGASLTQTTIHALQQATPPQSQSPGGGHVHVSVTNSPATNAVVSGQQPGISVSAHNVPQNYSRDRERATITPTGQVAGAAANVNATASIVVGGPPTPNSLSELSPHGGAGGGPGAGAAQHNLHHIQQAHQSILLGETGQQNQPVEFNHAITYVNKIKNRFQNQPAKYKKFLEILHAYQKEQKVMKEGSLNQGKMLTEQEVYTQVAKLFGQDEDLLREFGQFLPDATNHQSGQYMSKSASVHNDHGKRPTATLSGGAHITMSSASPAPSGSPLHLGATTLPQIDNSAHAAAIGNLSAVNTSVSIKTYNNNQQQQNHVISSNLNATRNDVLFEKDYHTGLQQQAHQRGAGVGGHHNLAGTAAGAHIGRSGVGCSVMVGYEKEHRNNHHVQKYVGHAPNQNLTHGHNAKKSPSYGIPSVIGSMPHISDNSLDRSSPGISYATPPLPSGHHGQHNSGSGSRRPGDDNLVGHYASGAPPAKRPKPYCRDVSFSEASSKCTISDAAFFDKVRKALKSPEVYDNFLRCLALFNQEIVSKTELLGLVSPFLMKFPELLRWFTDFLGPPSGQPAGGLIDGMPLAATQRQGGGSSNSSHDRGSSHQSAAEYVQDVDLSSCKRLGASYCALPQSTVPKKCSGRTALCREVLNDKWVSFPTWASEDSTFVTSRKTQFEETIYRTEDERFELDLVIEVNSATIRVLENVQKKMSRMSTEELSKFHLDDHLGGTSQTIHQRAIHRIYGDKSGEIIQGMKKNPFVAVPIVLKRLKVKEEEWREAQKTFNKQWREQNEKYYLKSLDHQAINFKPNDMKALRSKSLFNEIETLYDERHDQEDDAMEPFGPHLVLPYKDKTILDDAANLLIHHVKRQTGIQKQEKQKIKQIIRQFVPDLFFAPRQPLSDDERDDAFPFLVDDNTKMDVDSPLGRTESSTRNAKSTPSESASPARSNTSSSSGTPTGIKKETDDSKAATGSSAPASTAAPSSATPVDDATPSTSSAAASAASSSTLSGSEGKPKDDLLSSHKEEGASSTTSGVVSSPRQAQDSAGAGVDVEIKLEHPAEFSNPKLLPPHAHGQHEDESYTLFFANNNWYLFLRLHAILCDRLHVMYERARLLAIEEERCRVNRRESTATALRLKPKPEIQVEDYYPTFLDMLKNVLDGNMDSNTFEDTMREMFGIYAYISFTLDKVVSNAVRQLQYCVTERAALDCVELFATEQRRGCTGGFCRDAHKTFDREMSYQRKAESILNEENCFKVYIYKIDCRVTIELLDSEPEEVDKPAALKAQKFSKYVERLANPALGGGGNTAGSNSALGNDNVVEASDIKTEEDEDTAELRHRGGGIGGGARKARFLLRNKRRSKLHEEQVRQLFENKRNRSELHGTAAAVESISVDNIISSSSTSGGGSNNNNNNNSWGGKRLERLGAPQVGLAEQYAFNDRDEINTNSSNGRCFVTSKNLKLLKYDAVRRAKKNHCRVTQAKYAHFQTYVNKWLQQHVSEQLQQNCVDWLLGKTADQINASGWGSASKTRTVQQKDTSKTPYRIYNRYRVVQSAGSGLMSGTAPPPDGSVQAVNSAPGSGSTVNNVQGSSAVSSTSHSMCNSSILSADSTTNTNASPQQQHCNSAASATTPNAEALQQVRPMES, encoded by the exons atGATGAAACGCACCCGCGTAGACGAGGTGCAATTCAGTACACGACCCGGTCCTCCGACATCCGGTGGTGTGGGCGTTGGTGTCGTGGGCGTAGCTGGAGGAGGGCCAACATCCGGCGGCGGTGGCACGGCTACTGTGGGCGTCAATACGACGGGCGTTACCATTGGCACCGTTGTTCCCAGTGCTCATAGCGCCACCATCAGCGGGATTGGTTCCATTCACCATCGCATCCTCACTCCACAGCATGGAGGAGCACAGACCATTGCCTATTTGCCGTCCACCACGCCGACGGCTACGAATTTGAAGACCACAAGCTCAATTGTGGATAGCACTACAGCTGGAGGACCAGTAGGAGCAGGAGCCCAGGTGGCCGTAGGAGGAGTAGGCTCAGcagccggcggaggaggcgtGGTGGTCTCCACAGGGAGCACGGGAACGCAAACATTACAGTATACAACAT CTTATAGTGTGGCATCGATACAGGCTGGTGGAACTCTTAAAGCTAACACAGCGGATGGCGCCAACACAGTACAGATTCATGTGACAGGAGGAGGTGCTGCGAACACTCCTGCCAGTGCACAGACTGTATCCAGCAGCTCACAAACAGGCACAATCCGCCAGCGTACAATCAGCGGCACCCAGACAGTGGCCACTGCCGTGGGCAATCTAGCCACGATGTCCCAGCAACCACCAGTTCAACAGTCACCTTTGGGCACGGCCCAAACTCCTCCATCGTCCGTGGTTGCCAACAGTATCCCAGTGGGTGGAACCACCCCACCACAAGGACAATCGGGAAATGCCACGCCACGCTTAAAAGTGGAGGATGCTTTGAGCTACCTGGACCAAGTAAAATACCAGTACGCGGACCAGCCCCAAATCTACAACAATTTCCTGGACATCATGAAGGAATTCAAGTCGCACTGCATCGACACACCCGGAGTGATTGAGCGAGTCTCGACACTCTTCAAGGGGCACACTGAGCTGATCTATGGCTTTAACATGTTCCTGCCTCCGGGTTACAAGATCGAAATTCATTCGGATGCTCTCGGCTGCTCGGTGCCGGTGGTTTCGATGCCCTCACCTCCGGGAGCGCCAACGAGCACAGGTACGGTGCACATGCTCACCGGAAATAGTTCGATGTCAGGTGCCGGACATATTGCCATCAAGACGACCAATGCTGCATCTTTGACACCGGCAACGGGGGCTGGAGCAgcggccgcagcagcagcagtggctcAGATTCAATCCGCTGGAGCTGTAAATCTAATGACGCACGGCGGAGCCTCGCTTACCCAGACTACTATTCACGCCTTGCAGCAGGCGACGCCTCCTCAATCACAATCTCCAGGTGGTGGTCATGTCCACGTGAGTGTAACAAACTCTCCGGCGACAAACGCCGTAGTGTCAGGTCAACAGCCAGGCATCTCCGTATCGGCACACAATGTACCGCAGAATTACTCGAGAGATCGAGAAAGGGCCACGATAACACCTACGGGGCAAGTGGCTGGAGCAGCGGCAAACGTGAATGCAACGGCTAGTATAGTTGTTGGTGGACCTCCAACGCCCAATTCTCTAAGTGAGCTTAGTCCTcatggaggagcaggaggtgggCCAGGTGCGGGAGCGGCGCAGCACAATCTGCATCACATCCAGCAGGCGCATCAATCGATTTTGCTTGGGGAGACAGGACAGCAGAATCAGCCGGTGGAGTTTAATCACGCCATAACCTATGTAAACAAGATCAAG AATCGTTTCCAAAACCAGCCGGCCAAGTACAAAAAATTCCTCGAAATTCTGCACGCCTATCAAAAGGAGCAGAAGGTAATGAAGGAGGGCAGCCTAAACCAGGGTAAAATGCTCACCGAACAGGAGGTGTACACTCAGGTGGCTAAGCTTTTTGGCCAGGATGAGGATTTGCTTAGGGAGTTTGGCCAGTTCCTTCCTGACGCCACCAATCATCAGTCCGGGCAGTATATGTCCAAGTCAGCGTCTGTGCACAATGATCATGGCAAGCGTCCCACGGCAACTTTGAGCGGTGGTGCTCATATAACCATGTCGTCTGCATCGCCAGCGCCAAGTGGATCCCCTTTGCATTTGGGCGCAACGACTCTTCCGCAGATCGACAACAGTGCCCATGCAGCGGCCATAGGAAACCTATCGGCGGTGAACACCAGTGTCAGCATTAAGACGTACAATAAcaatcagcaacagcagaatCATGTGATCAGTTCAAACCTAAATGCGACCAGAAACGATGTCCTCTTTGAGAAGGATTATCACACGGGTCTGCAGCAGCAAGCACATCAGcgaggagctggagttggaggcCATCATAATTTGGCCGGAACAGCAGCCGGCGCCCATATCGGCCGGTCGGGAGTGGGATGCAGCGTGATGGTGGGGTACGAAAAGGAGCATCGAAATAATCATCATGTGCAAAAGTACGTTGGCCACGCGCCAAACCAGAATCTAACGCATGGCCataatgcaaaaaaatcgCCTAGTTATGGCATCCCTTCGGTGATTGGTTCAATGCCGCACATTTCGGACAATTCCCTCGATCGTAGTTCGCCGGGAATTAGTTACGCCACGCCACCATTGCCCTCTGGTCACCATGGACAGCATAACTCTGGTTCAGGTTCGAGGAGACCGGGTGATGACAATTTAGTCGGACACTATGCTAGTGGAGCACCGCCTGCTAAGCGACCGAAGCCTTATTGCCGTGATGTGAGCTTTTCCGAAGCATCAAGCAAGTGCACCATCTCCGACGCTGCGTTCTTTGATAAGGTGCGCAAGGCCTTGAAGAGTCCAGAGGTCTACGACAACTTCCTCCGATGCCTGGCTCTTTTTAACCAGGAAATTGTCTCCAAAACGGAACTTCTTGGTCTGGTATCTCCGTTCTTGATGAAGTTCCCCGAACTGCTAAGATGGTTCACCGACTTTCTGGGACCGCCCTCGGGTCAACCGGCTGGAGGATTGATTGATGGCATGCCTTTAGCCGCCACGCAACGTCAGGGAGGTGGAAGCAGTAATAGTTCCCATGATCGAGGCAGCAGTCACCAGAGTGCCGCCGAGTACGTCCAGGATGTGGATTTGTCTTCGTGTAAGAGGCTGGGTGCATCTTATTGTGCTTTGCCGCAGTCCACCGTACCGAAGAAGTGCAGTGGGCGGACGGCTCTCTGCCGGGAAGTGCTCAACGACAAATGGGTATCTTTCCCAACGTGGGCCAGCGAAGATTCCACGTTTGTTACATCGCGGAAAACGCAGTTCGAAGAGACAATTTACAG AACGGAGGACGAGCGATTCGAGCTGGACCTGGTCATCGAGGTCAACAGTGCCACGATTCGGGTGCTAGAGAATGTACAGAAGAAAATGTCACGAATGTCCACCGAAGAATTGAGCAAATTCCATCTGGACGATCATCTGGGCGGAACATCCCAAACGATTCACCAGCGGGCGATTCATCGCATCTATGGCGACAAGTCCGGAGAGATAATCCAGGGAATGAAGAAAAATCCCTTTGTGGCGGTGCCTATTGTACTGAAGCGACTGAAAGTCAAGGAGGAAGAGTGGCGAGAAGCGCAAAAG ACCTTCAATAAGCAGTGGCGGGAACAGAACGAGAAGTACTACCTCAAGTCCCTCGATCACCAAGCCATCAACTTCAAGCCCAACGACATGAAAGCCCTGCGCTCGAAGAGTCTGTTTAACGAAATCGAAACGCTGTACGATGAGCGGCACGACCAAGAAGACGACGCTATGGAACCGTTCGGGCCGCATCTGGTGCTGCCGTACAAGGACAAAACCATTCTGGACGATGCCGCCAACCTGTTGATTCATCATGTGAAGCGGCAGACTGGCATCCAGAAGCAGGAGAAACAGAAGATTAAGCAAATCATTCGACAATTTGTGCCTGACCTTTTCTTTGCACCACGACAGCCACTAAGCGACGACGAACGCGATGACG CCTTTCCATTTTTGGTAGATGACAATACGAAAATGGACGTGGACTCGCCACTGGGTCGCACGGAGTCGTCGACTCGAAATGCAAAGAGTACGCCCAGTGAAAGTGCCTCTCCGGCACGTAGCAATACCAGCAGTAGCAGCGGAACACCGACGGGAATTAAGAAAGAGACTGATGACTCAAAAGCGGCTACTGGTTCTTCTGCACCAGCGTCCACAGCAGCGCCATCTTCAGCGACGCCTGTGGACGATGCAACGCCATCAACATCCTCAGCGGCAGCGTCAGCGGCATCGTCATCAACTCTATCAGGATCCGAAGGCAAGCCAAAAGATGACCTCCTCTCGTCGCACAAAGAAGAAGGAGCCAGTAGCACCACCTCTGGAGTTGTCTCGAGTCCAAGGCAAGCCCAAGACTCTGCAGGAGCGGGCGTCGATGTGGAAATCAAACTGGAACATCCTGCGGAATTTTCCAATCCAAAGCTCCTACCACCGCACGCACACGGGCAACACGAA GACGAATCCTACACGCTGTTCTTCGCCAACAACAATTGGTATTTATTCCTGCGGCTACATGCGATACTTTGCGACCGTCTGCATGTTATGTATGAACGAGCGCGATTGCTGGCCATCGAGGAGGAGCGCTGTAGGGTGAATCGAAGGGAGAGCACAGCCACGGCGCTGCGACTAAAGCCCAAGCCGGAGATTCAAGTTGAAGACTACTACCCCACCTTCCTTGATATGCTCAAGAACGTCCTAGACGGCAACATGGACTCGAATACGTTCGAGGACACGATGCGAGAAATGTTTGGCATTTATGCCTACATTTCATTTACGCTGGATAAG GTTGTCTCGAATGCTGTTCGCCAGCTGCAATATTGTGTCACTGAACGAGCCGCACTGGATTGTGTGGAGCTGTTTGCAACGGAGCAAAGGCGAGGCTGCACAGGCGGATTCTGTCGGGATGCTCACAAGACATTTGACAGGGAGATGTCCTATCAGCGGAAGGCGGAGAGCATTCTTAACGAAGAAAATTGCTTCAAAGTGTATATT TACAAAATTGATTGCCGTGTAACCATAGAGCTGCTTGATTCGGAGCCCGAGGAAGTCGATAAGCCGGCTGCGTTGAAGGCCCAGAAGTTCAGCAAGTATGTGGAGCGGTTGGCGAATCCTGCGCTCGGCGGTGGTGGGAACACTGCCGGCTCGAATTCGGCGCTCGGCAATGACAACGTTGTAGAGGCATCCGATATCAAGACGGAGGAGGACGAAGATACTGCCGAG TTGCGACACAGAGGAGGTGGAATCGGGGGAGGAGCCCGCAAGGCACGCTTTTTGCTGCGCAACAAGCGGAGATCGAAGCTGCACGAGGAGCAAGTGCGTCAGTTGTTTGAAAATAAGCGGAATCGCAGTGAGCTGCACGGTACTGCGGCTGCAGTTGAATCCATCTCCGTCGACAATATCATTTCGAGCAGCAGCACCTCAGGCGGTggtagtaataataataataataacaacagctGGGGCGGCAAACGTCTGGAGAGGCTGGGCGCCCCACAGGTGGGCCTGGCGGAGCAATACGCCTTTAACGATCGCGACGAGATCAACACAAATTCCAGCAACGGGCGATGTTTTGTGACCAGCAAGAATCTCAAGCTACTTAAGTACGATGCGGTGCGTCGTGCCAAGAAG AATCATTGCCGTGTAACTCAGGCAAAATACGCCCACTTCCAAACGTACGTTAACAAGTGGCTTCAGCAGCATGTTAGCGAGCAGTTGCAGCAAAACTGCGTCGACTGGTTGCTGGGCAAGACGGCAGACCAGATCAATGCCAGCGGCTGGGGATCCGCCAGCAAAACCAGGACGGTACAGCAGAAGGATACTTCGAAGACCCCGTATCGCATCTACAACAGATACAGGGTGG